A region of the Fusobacteria bacterium ZRK30 genome:
CAGTCTAAGTTATTTAAACTAGATCAGCATCTGACTACTCTGGGAACAGAAAATGAAAAAGGTACCGGTTTAGGTCTTATCATCACAAAGGAATTCATCCACCTTAACAGAGGAAGTCTGGGAGTGGATTCTATTAAAGATCAGGGAACGACTTTTATTCTCAAACTCCCTGCATATAAAGAAATATAAAAATTAAAAGTATTACGTGCAACTAGTTATTCAAAGAAAGGTATAAAGATGAAATATAATAAAATTAAAAATATAGATAAAGAAATATCTCTTTTGGGTTTTGGCTGCTGGGCTCTATCCAAACACGGATGGAAAGATGTTAACCAGGAAGAAGCTATTAAAACTCTGGAGAGGAGTATTGAACTAGGTGTAAACTTTTTTGATACTGCACCAATCTACGGATTTGGGAAATCAGAGGAGATCCTAGGCGAAGTTACAAAGAGTATTCGTAAAGATATAGTTATAGCCAGTAAATTTGGTCTTCGATGGAATGAATGGGGACATGTTACCCATGATATATCCAGAGATTCAATTTTGTTTGAAATAGAAGCTACTCTAAAGAGGTTAAAGACCGACTATATCGACCTCTACCAAGTTCACTACTTAGACAACAAAACATCATTAGAGGCAGTATTTGGGACTCTCAGCGAGTTAAAAGAACAGAACGTAATAAAAGGTGTAGGCGTATCTAATTTTAAGCTGGAGGATCTGAGACAGGCGTCCAATATATGTGATATCAGTAGTATTCAAAATCAATATAATATGTTACAAACCAATGATGAAAAAGATATCCTGCCTTTTTGTCAAAGTAACGATATTGGATATATCTCTTACAGTACTCTAGCTCAAGGGTTACTGTCAGAGAAAGTAAAAAAAGGATATAAATTTGCCAAAATGGATATAAGGAAATTTAATGACTTATTTCATGACAGGGAAACCTTTGATAGAATCGAAACCTTGAAATCCCCTGATAAACCTCTGATAGAAAGTGCTTTTGAGTATGTTATGAAACAAGAACCTCTCAAATCTATCTTAGTCAGCACCACAAAGGTTAAAAATTTAGAAGAAAATATAAGGCTGATAAAAAAATTAAGCAATAGGTAATAAAATAAAAAGCAGAAATTAGAATTATCTAATCTCTGCTTTTTATTTAAATTATATTTGGAAATTAATGCTCAAATAACATGTGAGGCTACTTTTTTACAAACTTAGCCAATACACCATTTACAAATTCATGTGATGTTGCATCCCCATAAATTTTAGCTAATTCGATAATCTCATTCAATACAATTTCAAAACCAGTTTCTTCGTACATCAATTCATATACACCAAATCTAAGTAATGATCTCTCTACATTTCCTACAGTTTCTAACGACCATTCATCCATCTTTTCAGCTATCTCTTGGTTTATAGTACCATAGTGTTTGTCTATTCCTGCTGCAAATTCTTTAATGAATTCCACTTCTGTTTTAGTCAAAGTAAGTTCTTCAACGTTGTTAGAAGTTTCTTCATCTTCCGATATTTCCACTCTTCTGTTCCCATCTTCTAAAAATTCTTCCAATCTTTCTAATGGTGTTACCTTGTTCATGTCAGCTTCAAATAAAAGCTTGAATAACTCTTCTCTTGCGATCTTTCTACTCATAATTTTCCCTTCCTATTCTTCTTTTAATCTATTAATCAATATTTTTTTTAGCTTTTTAATATTTTCCTTATCTCCAAAGATAGACCCCAATAAAGTTGTCAACATAACTACTATCATAGGTATAATACCATGGGTTATAAAGATATAACCAAAAGCAAATCCCATCAGTCCACCTATATATTTTTTACTATTTATTGCTAATCTTTCTATCAATTCCTCTAACATAATTAATCACCTCTTCCATTATTAGATTTATCTTTAATTAACTTAGTTACTCTAAGTTCAATTTCTGTAATACTCAAATCTAAATAACTTTCAATCCGATCTTTAATATCTTGCTGGATCAAATTAAGGTCATCTGAAAGGGACTGACTAGACATTATATCAATAGATACAAAAATTTTCAATTTTTTTCCATTAGTTTTATTTTTTACTTTTAAATTTCTAACTTTTGGATGCTCTCCTACCACTTCTTTCACTATATTATTTACAGAATTTGAAGATATTTTTAACATTCCATTAGGAGTTTTCATCCTTAATTCTTTTGGTCTTTCAAAAAGATTAATCAATTTTTCTACAAATAGTAATAGATAAACAAGTGATATTCCTGCTACAGCACCTCTGGTTATCAGGCTGTTAAAATCCAATATCTCTAAGTATGCCGGAAACATCCCTATATATATCCCAAGTACAGCCAGGATGAAGATCCCTATCCAAGCTATTCCAAAAATAAATTTCATAAACATATCCATTCCCCCAAATTTAAACCTTAAAAATATAAGAGGCGTATAACGCCTCTAGTCTAATATTACTTCTTCTTTTGAAATTTCTTTCACCTTAACATCCTGAATATAGACATTTACTTCTACAACTTTAAGACCAGTCAATTCTGTAATATTTTTAATTATATTTTCCTGTACATTAGTAGCTACTACTGGGATTGGAAAACCATACTCTACAACTATATGTACATCTACACTACACTCTTTCTCTCCTACTTCAACCTTTACTCCCTTAGTCATCTTATTGATACCTAAGATCTTATTCACTTCATCAGTTACTCCACTTGTCATCTTGTAGATTCCATCCACTTCTATTGTTGCTTTTGCTGCTATTACCTTTACTACGTCATCAGCTATTTTAATGTTTCCTAATTCAGACATCTGTCCACCTCCAAAATTATCTTACACTTATAAACAGTTACACTTATAGTATATCATTTTTTTTATCATTTCCTATCTTTTTTATTAATATATACTAAATTAAATTTTGATTTTATTATTTTAAGGAAAAAGGAGGACCATATCCTCCTTTTAAATTTTTATCCCTTTAAATATTCAGGAAAATTTTTCTCTATAAAGTTAGTTGAATAATTTCCACTTTTAAACTCTTCATTTTCTAATACTTTTTCATGGAATTTAATAGTAGTTTCTACTCCCTCTATCTTGTACTCTTCCAGTGCTCTCTTCATTCTGATGATAGCTTCCTCTCTGTCTACCCCATGAACTATTAATTTTCCGATCATAGAATCGTAATATGGCGGTATGCTATAACCTTGGTATGAATGAGAGTCTACTCTAACTCCTATTCCACCTGGAACGATATATCTTTCCAACGTTCCTGCTGAAGGCATAAATCCATTTTCCGGGTCCTCTGCATTTATTCTACACTCAATAGAGTGCCCATGAAGTTCTATGTCTGATTGTTTCACATGGAGTTCATGACCTGATGCTACAATTATTTGAGCTTTAATTATATCAAAACCTGTAATAGCTTCAGTAACAGTATGCTCAACTTGTACCCTTGTATTCATCTCCATAAAGAAAAAGTCATTATTTACATCTACTAAAAATTCCAAAGTTCCAACAGAATCATAGTTTATGGCCTTAGCTAATTTTACAGCTGCTTCCCCCATCTTTACCCTTACATCTTCCGGTAAAGTAGCTGATGGTGCTTCCTCAACTAATTTTTGATGTCTTCTTTGAATAGAGCAGTCTCTTTCTCCTAAATGAACTACATTTCCAAATTTATCTCCTACAATCTGAATCTCTATATGTCTTGGATTTTCTACATATTTTTCCACGTAACAATCTGGATTTCCGAATGCTGCATCGGCTTCATTTTGAGCTGCTCTAAAATTCACTGCAAACTCATCATCATCTCTAGCTATTCTCATCCCTTTTCCACCACCACCGGCAGTGGCTTTTATCATTACCGGGTAACCTATCTTCTCATGAACTACCTTTTTAGCATCTTCCATTTTATGTATTATTCCAGTTCCATTAGTAAGAGGTACTCCATTTTCTACTGCTGTGGCACGAGCTGTAGCTTTATCTCCCATGTTGTTGATACACTCTGGACTAGGTCCTATAAATACTATTCCATGTCTTTTGCAGATCTTTGCAAAGTCAGCATTTTCAGCTAAAAATCCATATCCTGGATGGATAGCTTCTGCACCTGTAGCCTCTGCTGCTGCGATTATATTTGGTATTTTTAAATATGATTCAGTACTCATTGCAGGCCCTATACAAATAGCTTCATCTGCTAAGGTTACATGCAAACTATCTTTATCTGCAGCAGAATATACAGCAACTGTCTTTATTTCTAACTCCTTTGCTGCTCTGATTATTCTAACTGCTATCTCTCCACGGTTAGCGATTAATATCTTCTTAAACATCTTTTTTCCTCCTAATTATTCTCCTATTTTAACCAATACTTTTCCGTATTCGGCAACCTCTCCATTTTTTACTAAAATCTCTTTTATTTCCCCATCAAATTCACTTTTTATATCTGTTTTAATACCTATTGCTTCTACATAACCAACTTTTTGACCTTTTTTTACAGTCATTCCTACTGTAATCATAGGTTTTTCATCTTTATCTATATAGTAAAATCTTCCTACACTTTCAGATATTATCTCTTTTACTTCTTCTGCCGCAGCTACTTCTTCGGCTGCTTCTTCTATTTCTTCTACCTCTTCTACTATACTTCCCCCTAATACTAACTTAGGCTTCTTTATAAGAAGTTTAAAATCTTTTTCCTCTATAGATATCTCTGTAAGTTGTGACTCACCTATTACTTTTATTATCTCATTGATAGTATTCATATCGTTTTTCATCTTGCCTCCCCATAATCTCATTTAGTCGCTCTAAATTTTAACACATATAATATCTTCTTTCAAGAAATAAAATACACCTGTTATTTAATCTTCATTTTATCAATTCCCAGGAGTTCTGCTACCTGATGGATAAATTCTGAGCTAGGTTCTACTTTATATTTTTCTCCTAACTCTACCACTCTGTTCCCGTCTTTTTCCCTAAGTGCAATGTAGACCTTATGCTTTCCCCTGTGATTCAATAATATCTGCTTTAATTTGGGCAGCTTTATCTTGGTTTCTTCATCCACTAATATATATACCTTAAAACTTGGCACTTCTACTATATCTTCTAAATATTTCACTTCTCTCACAACTATCTTTTTTTCTTCGTTTCCACCAAAAAAGTCCAGCTGTACACTGCCCTCTAAATATACAGTATTTCCCTCTACAAGGTAGTTGGACAACTTGTCAAATTCATTAGGGAATACAGTACAGCTAACTGTTCCAAAGTGATCCTCTAAAGTAAATACAGCCATCATCTGTTTATTTTTTTTAGTTATTATCTTTTTTATCCCGCTGATTATTCCGCAAGTCCTTACATGATGTGGTCTGTCGACTTTTAATTCCACCAATTTATCCAGTTCATAGACATTTAGCAGTTCATTGTATTTATCCAATGGATGCCCGGTAAAGTAAAATCCAAGGTACTCCTTTTCTCCCTTTAGAATATTTTCTATCTTATATTCTTCCATAGTTCCCATGGTAAAACTCTCTATAGTAGCACGAGCTTCCCCAAACAGGTTCATCTGCTGAATCTCGTCTTCCTTGGCTACACGAGCTGCATAGACCAAAGATTTTTCTATACAACTATATTTTTCCCTTCTATTCCCTGGTAGATTATCCAATGTCCCTGATAATACCAGTGCTTCCAAAGCTTTTTTATTCATCCCTATCTTCTTGGTCCGAACAACAAAATCTTCAAAAGTTTTATACATACCAAACTCTTCTATATCTTTACTGAGTTTATCTATTATTCCTTCACCTAAGTTTTTTATGGCAGACATACCAAATCTGATCTGATCCCCATCCACTATAAATTTATTGTTAACTTTATTTATATCAGGCAAGCCTACATCTATCCCATGACTTTTAGCATCATCTATATAGATAGCCAGCTTATCGTTATTACCACGTTCAGAGGTCATAAGAGCCGCATAGTAGTATTTCGAATAGTACTCCTTAAAGTACGCTGTCCAATAAGCTATAAGTCCATAAGCTGCCGAATGAGACTTGTTAAATCCATACCCGGCAAATTTATCTATAAGATAGAAAACATTTTCTGCCACCTTTTTTTCATATCCGTTTTTTACTGATCTTTCGATAAAGGTCAGTCTATTCTCTTCCATCAGTTCTGCTATCTTCTTTCCCATGGCACGACGAAGGAGATCAGCTTCCCCTAAGGAATAATTTGCCATAATAGAAGCTATCTTCATTACCTGTTCCTGGTATAATATTACTCCATATGTTTCCTTCAATACCTCTTCCAGACTTTCATGAGGATATTTAGCATCCTTCAATCCATTTTTTACACCTATATAATCGTCTACCATACCCGATCCCAGAGGCCCCGGCCGATATAGGGCTAAAACTGCAATAACATCATCAAAATTATTAGGTTTTAATTTTTTCAATAACTTTCTTACCCCTCTGGATTCCAATTGAAATACTCCTAAAGTATCTCCCCTTTGGAGTGCATCATATACAAGTGGGGCATCTAACGGGACATCACTGAGTTCTATTTTTATCCCCACTCCATCCTCTATATAATCTATAGTTCTTTGAAGTATCGTCAGATTCCGCAATCCCAAGAAATCCATTTTTAATAAACCCAAATCCTCTAACTCTTTCATTTGATATTGGGTACAGACCTGTTCACCTTTAGAATCGGAATATAGCGGCACATCATTGGTCAGAGGATTTTTAGTTATCACTACACCTGCTGCATGAACAGAAGCATGCCTTACCTTATTTTCCAATCCTCTGGATATATCTATTATTTTTTTAGACTCGTCATCTGTATCATAGGCTCTTTTAAACTCACCTATATCACGAATAGCTCTATCTATTGTATAAAACTGGGGGATTAATTTGGCCAATTTATCGACCTTGTAAAGAGGTATATTTAAAGCCCTTCCTACATCTCTTATGGCAGCTCTGGCCTTCATCGTTCCAAAAGTAATTATCTGAGCTACTCTGTCTCTGCCATATTTTTTCCCTACATATTCTATGAGTTCATGCCGTCTTTCCTGGCATATATCTATATCTATATCTGGCATAGATATCCGTTCAGGATTGAGAAATCTTTCAAATATAAGGTTATACTTTATGGGATCCAATTCTGTTATCCCAAGGGTATAAGCGACCATACTACCTGCAGCAGATCCCCTTCCGGGACCTATAGGTATATTCTGTCTTTTAGCATAATCTATGAAATCCCAGACAACAACAAAGTACTCCTCATACCCCATTCTGCTTATGATCTCCAGTTCATACTCTACTCTTTCTATGGCCTTTTCCTCTACTCCATTGGGATACCTTTTATCCAATCCATCATAGACTAATTTTCTAAGATACTCATGTACACCTTTAAATTCTTTTTCGACTTCATATTCCGGGAATTTAAATTTACCAAATTCAATCTCTAAGTTACATTTTTCCGCTATCTTTACTGTATTTTCCAGGGCACCTTCATATTTTCCTAATTTTTCTACCAATTGATCCCTGCTTTTCATAAATAATTCAGTGGTATGGATTCTCATCCTCTTCTCATCATCTACCTTGCTTCCTGTCTGTATACAGATCAGGACATCCTGTAACCCATGCTGTCCATAATGAGCGTAGTGAACATCGTTTGTTCCCACTACTTGAAGATCATATTCCTTTGCCACCTCATATAATTTATCGTTCATAGGGTATTGTTCAGGAATTCCATTATCCTGTAACTCTATATAAAAATCTTCCCTTCCAAATATATCTATATAGGAATTTACAACATCCCCTAACTCCTCAGCAGTTTTTTCATCTGTGATGCCATGGGCTATCTCCCCCTGCATACAGGCTGATAATCCTATGAGTCCCTCACTATATTTTTTCAAAACAATTTTATCTATCCTGGGCTTATAGTAAAATCCCTCTAAGTACCCTATAGATGATAGTTTCATAAGGTTTTTATAACCTACTTCATTTTTAGCTAAAAGTACCAGATGATAGGTTGTTTTTTCCTTTTCTTCCATAGAGCCCAAGCTTATATATGCTTCCATTCCTAAGATTGGTTTTATCCCTCTTTTTCGTGCTTTCTTATAAAATTCTATGGCACCAAACATATTTCCATGATCGGTAATTGCCACACTATCCATCTTTAGTTCCAGAGCACGATCCAGATACTCATCTATCTTCCCCACTCCGTCTAGGAGGCTATATTCTGTATGTAGGTGTAGATGCACAAATTTATTTTTCATAGTTCCCTCCCTTTCTGCTGTTAGTAGTTATGACTTTTTTACTATTTATTAATTAAATAATCATTATTCATTCTCTTTTATAATCTTATTTTAGCACATTTTTTCTAGGGTTTCCTAAAAAACCTTAATTTTTTTATCAATTAAAAAATCCTCCTACAAAACTAAATCACTTTAGATCGTAGGAGGTTTCAATTTTTATTTTATCTTTCCTAAAATGTCTCTTACTGCTAATATTCCCATTACTGCTGCGATATTTAATCCACTTCCATAACCTGAGCTATCTCCTACTGAGTAAAGACCCTTTACAGTCGTTTCCATATTTGAATCGATAGTCATCCTTGTACTTCTAAACTTGATCTCTGGGAAATATAACAATAGATCGTTAGATGCAAATCCAGGAGTTACCTTATCATGTACTTCTATAAATTCCATGATGTTATCTAAAATTCTCTTTGGACAAGCCAATGAAATATCTCCTGCTACGTAATCTTCCGTTGTAGGTTCTATATTCAATCTAGACATTCTCTCCTCTGTAGATCTTCTACCTGCTTTTAGATCCCCATATGACTGGCATAATACCTTTCCACCTGTTAGCATAGTGGACATCTTAGCAATAGAAGCTGCATATTCAAAGGGCTGATTAAATGGCTCTGTAAATGATTTAGTACATAACAATGCTAAGTTTGTATTAGTTGATTTTTTATTCTTATATGCATGACCATTAGCCAGCATAATATTATCACTATGCTTTTCTACAGCTATAAATCCACTGGGATTACTACAGAAAGTTCTCATCTTATCATTGTATTTTTTTGTGTAAAATACCATCTTTGCTTCATAGAAATTTTTGTTGATAGTTTTCATTACTACATCAGGGATCTCTACCCTTACACCGATATCTACCGATCCTGCACTATATCCTATCCCATGTTTTTGGCACATTTTCATCATTTGCTTAGCTCCACTTCTACCTAGAGCTGTTATGATTTTATCACTATAAAAAGTTTTTTCCCCTTCTTTAGTCTCAATAACTGCACCTTTTACCTTCCCATCTTCAATTATTAAATCTTTAAAATCTGAATTTGAGCTAAATTCTACACCTTTTTCTAAAAGAGTATTTATTAATTTAGAGTATAATTCTCTAGAACCATCAGTTCCTAAATGCATAGTAGGGGTATCTACTAATTGAATATCGTTTTCAATACACCTTCTCTTTATTAATTCCATCTCATCATTATAAACTAACCCTGTAGGCTCATCATCAAATCCAAAATTTTTATAGATGTCCGCAACATACTGAATAGTCTCATTAACTAAAGTTTTACTAGTTATAGTATGTACGTCTCCTCCTACCCTGTAGTCCATATTAAATTTTGAATCCGAATAAGCTCCTGCTCCACTCACACCATAAATGATAGCACAAGTAGGACATTTTACACATCTACCTAGCTTCTCTTTAGGACATACTCTTTTATCCAACATTTGACCCTTATCTATCACCATTATCTTAAGGTTTGGATTTTTATTGATAGCTTCATATGCTCCAAAGACACTAGCTTGTCCACCACCAGCAAATATAATATCATATTTCATTTTATACCTCCTAAAAATTAAAAAAATCTAAGTATATACATCTATATTAGTATACACTTAGATTATGTTTTATGTTTTCAAAGTTGCAAGTATCTATCTCATATTTTAACATGAGATTATTTAAACCTATATAGTTTAAATCCAATACTTTGTTCTTCATTTGTTTTTCTCCTAAACTTATCTTATTTTTTAAGCAGTGAATATTTTATCATTTTTTATACTTTTCTACAAGGATTTTTTTTATTTAAGAGATCTGAATAGACAGATTATTCTAATCTATATAAATAAAAAATACTGAATACTATATTACTTTTTATTTATATACATAGGTCATATTTTTACCATTCTTTTTAGCAATATATAATGCTTTATCCGCTTGATTTATAAATTCTTTTTTTTCAATAAATCTCGTAGGTATAACACTGGAAACCCCTATACTGATAGTTACAAATCTAGAGGTGTCTACCCCTTCATTGAGTATCTGTAACCCCTCTACATTTTTTCTTATTTCCTCTGCAATTAACTCTGCTCCTTCAGAATCAGTTTCCGGCAGCAATACTATAAATTCCTCCCCACCTAATCGTGCAACTTCATCAGTTATTCTTCTCAATGTTTTCTCAATTATTTTAGCAACATCTTTTAGACACTCATCTCCTTTAAGATGACCATAGGTATCATTAAAGTTTTTAAAATTATCTATATCAATCATCAATGCTGAAAAAGATCCATTGCTTCTAATGGTTCTAGCCCACTCTAAATTAAACATCTCCTCAAAGGCTCTTCTATTAAAGACTCCTGTCAATTCATCAATTCTTACAAGATGATTAAGTTTTTTTTCTACCAATTCCAGTTGGGTTATCTTTTCTTCTAATGCTCTTGTTTTTTCTTCAATTATTTTCGTCTGTTCATTGAGTTTAACAAATACCTTTACTTTACTTTTTAAAATTTCATTACTTATTGGTTTATATAGATAATCAACCGCTCCTAATTCATAGCCCTTAAATATGTATTCTTCCTCTTTATTGATAGCCGTAATAAAAATAATCGGGATATCCCTTGTTTTATTATTAGCTCTCATCAATTCAGCAACCTCAAATCCATTCATTCCAGGCATCTGAACATCTAAAAGAACAATATCAATTTTTCTTTTTAATAATATTTTTAGAGCATCATTTCCATTAGAAGCAGTCAGTATATTTAGATTTTCACCTTCCAAGATCGCTTCCAATGAAATTAGGTTTGCCCTAGTATCATCTACAATAAGTATATTAGTGCTATAGTTACTCACAGTTGTTTCCTCCTAATTTTTTTATGTACCTATTAATCGAATCTAAGCTCATAAGTTTACATGCGGGAATATATTTTAACGCCGATCGTGGCATAATATCAAAATAGGCTTCTTCGGGATCTTGTACAATGCATTCTCCGCCTAATTTTTCGATTTTTCTAAGTCCTAAAGCACCATCTGAATTAGCTCCAGTCAAGATTATCCCCAAGAGGTCATCTGTATATACCTCTGCTGCAGATTCAAAAAGTATGTCGATAGATGGCCTTGAATAATTAACTTTTTCTTCTACTGATAAAGAAAAAGTATAATCATCTTCAATGGACAGGTGGTAATTTGAAGGAGCAAAATAAATAACACCATTTTTTATATCCTCTTTATCCTCAGCTTCTTTTATTGTCAGTCTGTTCAACCCTTCATATATCTTTGAAAATCCATCTGTTCTTTCCTTGACATGGATAACAATAATTATAGGCAGTTCTATTATTGGCTCTATATCTTTCAATACAACTTTTAATGCTTCTACTCCCCCTGCAGAAGTCCCTATTACAATGGCTTTATATCTCATATTAACACCCTATCTTCTTTTTGTAAATTTTTGTAGTAACAGTAATACTTTCAAATTTTTCATTTACACTGGTAAATCTTAGGTTTTCTTTAGACCCGATACCGATCATCCCTCCCGGTATCAAACTTTCTTCAAATAACTCTAGAACCTGATTTTGTAATTCCTTATTAAAGTATATCAATACATTTCTACAGATGACTAAATTAGCATCAATAAAAGTTTTATCGATCACCAGATTATGTTCTAAAAATGTTACATTTTTCAATAAATCCTGATCAAATATAGCATGATCATATTTTGCAACATAATAGTCTGAAAAAGATTTTTTTCCTCCTGCTTCCTGATAGTTTTTTGTCCATTTTTTTACATCTTCTATTGTATAAATCCCCTCTTTTGCAATATCCAGTACCTTTTTGTTTATATCTGTTGCATATATATTTACCCTATTTAACAGCCCTTCCTCCTTTAATAAAATTGCCATAGAGATAACTTCTTCACCGGTAGAGCAACCAGCATGCCATATATTTATAGATGGGTATGTTTTCAAAAGGGGAATAACATCTTCCCGTAAATCTTTAAAAAATTTGGGAAACCTGAACATCTCCGTTACATTTATAGACAGGTCTAATAATATTTGTTTTAACACCTCTCTATCATAGAGAATCCTTTCTGTTAATTGAGTTATAGTTTTTAAGTTATCTAATTTAACTCTTCTTAATATCCTTCTTTTTAAATGACTTTTTGTATAATTTTTAAAATCATAACCATATCTTGAATAGATGGCTTCAATTAATAATTGTAATTCTATATTCTCTATTTCCAATAATTCTTTTTCATTCATAATTTACAACCAAACCCTGAGTAAAGACAATAATTTATTTGTTTCAATTGGTTTAGAAAGATATTCATTGGCTCCAGCTTCAAGACATGAATCTCTATCACCTTTCATAGCTTTTGCTGTCAAAGCAATAATAGATAGTTCTTTAAATTCATTCATTTTTCTTATCTCTCTAATAGCTTCATATCCATCCATAACCGGCATCATAATATCCATTAAAACTAAATCTATTTTTTCCATATCCTTTAATTTTTCCAATGCTTCAATTCCATCGTTAGCTATTTCTACATCAATACCATTCATCTCTAAAATACTAGATAATGCAAATACATTCCGCATATCATCATCTACAACTAATATTTTTTTGTCTTTAAATATTTCATCGTCATTACTTGTTACAACATTCTTATGTTTTTTTACATTATGAACAAATAGTTTGATCTCATCTAATAATCTCTGGCTTGATCTGTCTCCCTTAATAATAATATTTTCTACTTTATTTCTTAATTTTTTTTCTTCATCCATACAAATTTCTTTACCTGTATAAACTATTATTGGAATATTTGAAAAGTTTTCATCTTCTTTGAGTCTTTCTATAAATTCAAAATCATTATAATCTAACAGTCCTAAATCCAATATCAACAGATCTACACTATTTTCAGTTAGAACTTCTAACGCATCTTCTCCCGATGTACTAGATAAAATTTCAATATCTTTATAATCATGCTTTATTAATTCTGTAAGTGCATCGTTCTGTATTTTATCATCTTCAACTACTAAGATCTTATTAATTTTATACCCATTTAACCCTGCCCCTTCTAATATATTTTCAATTTGAGTTTTACTTACAGGTTTTTTTAAAAATTCAACATCTTTTTCAAACATACTTTTTTCATAATCGCCACCACTAATGATATTAACAGGAATATTCTTTGTTCTTTTGTTATTCTTCAATCTTTCCAGTACTTCTAAACCATCAATTTTTGGCAGTCCTATATCCAATATAATTCCTGTAGGCATATAATAATCCGCGAGATATAACCCTATTTCTCCAGTTTCAGCAACAATCACTTTAAAGTTTTTTGCTCTACTAATATCCATTATGACCTTTGCAAAATTTGGATCATCATCAATAATGAGTAATATTTTATCATTGTCATTGATGTCATGCCTATCATCTAATACATAAGGAACTTCAAAAGGTTTTTTAAATAGTTTTTCCCCCTCTTCCTTAT
Encoded here:
- a CDS encoding aldo/keto reductase; amino-acid sequence: MKYNKIKNIDKEISLLGFGCWALSKHGWKDVNQEEAIKTLERSIELGVNFFDTAPIYGFGKSEEILGEVTKSIRKDIVIASKFGLRWNEWGHVTHDISRDSILFEIEATLKRLKTDYIDLYQVHYLDNKTSLEAVFGTLSELKEQNVIKGVGVSNFKLEDLRQASNICDISSIQNQYNMLQTNDEKDILPFCQSNDIGYISYSTLAQGLLSEKVKKGYKFAKMDIRKFNDLFHDRETFDRIETLKSPDKPLIESAFEYVMKQEPLKSILVSTTKVKNLEENIRLIKKLSNR
- the nusB gene encoding transcription antitermination factor NusB yields the protein MSRKIAREELFKLLFEADMNKVTPLERLEEFLEDGNRRVEISEDEETSNNVEELTLTKTEVEFIKEFAAGIDKHYGTINQEIAEKMDEWSLETVGNVERSLLRFGVYELMYEETGFEIVLNEIIELAKIYGDATSHEFVNGVLAKFVKK
- a CDS encoding DUF2273 domain-containing protein, producing MLEELIERLAINSKKYIGGLMGFAFGYIFITHGIIPMIVVMLTTLLGSIFGDKENIKKLKKILINRLKEE
- the amaP gene encoding alkaline shock response membrane anchor protein AmaP; translated protein: MFMKFIFGIAWIGIFILAVLGIYIGMFPAYLEILDFNSLITRGAVAGISLVYLLLFVEKLINLFERPKELRMKTPNGMLKISSNSVNNIVKEVVGEHPKVRNLKVKNKTNGKKLKIFVSIDIMSSQSLSDDLNLIQQDIKDRIESYLDLSITEIELRVTKLIKDKSNNGRGD
- a CDS encoding Asp23/Gls24 family envelope stress response protein, yielding MSELGNIKIADDVVKVIAAKATIEVDGIYKMTSGVTDEVNKILGINKMTKGVKVEVGEKECSVDVHIVVEYGFPIPVVATNVQENIIKNITELTGLKVVEVNVYIQDVKVKEISKEEVILD
- the accC gene encoding acetyl-CoA carboxylase biotin carboxylase subunit, with the translated sequence MFKKILIANRGEIAVRIIRAAKELEIKTVAVYSAADKDSLHVTLADEAICIGPAMSTESYLKIPNIIAAAEATGAEAIHPGYGFLAENADFAKICKRHGIVFIGPSPECINNMGDKATARATAVENGVPLTNGTGIIHKMEDAKKVVHEKIGYPVMIKATAGGGGKGMRIARDDDEFAVNFRAAQNEADAAFGNPDCYVEKYVENPRHIEIQIVGDKFGNVVHLGERDCSIQRRHQKLVEEAPSATLPEDVRVKMGEAAVKLAKAINYDSVGTLEFLVDVNNDFFFMEMNTRVQVEHTVTEAITGFDIIKAQIIVASGHELHVKQSDIELHGHSIECRINAEDPENGFMPSAGTLERYIVPGGIGVRVDSHSYQGYSIPPYYDSMIGKLIVHGVDREEAIIRMKRALEEYKIEGVETTIKFHEKVLENEEFKSGNYSTNFIEKNFPEYLKG